Proteins from a genomic interval of Rhizobium rhododendri:
- a CDS encoding glycosyltransferase: MLEVTEFKPSSAAFGKKRIAVLLPCYNEAVTIAKVVADFQMSLPGAAVYVYDNNSSDGTGAIARAAGAVVRAEKRQGKGNVIRRMFADIDADIYVLADGDGTYSALFAPMLIDALISDELDFVNGSRVSTLSGAYRPGHQFGNRLLSGIVRWIFGPQFSDMLSGYKVLSRRFVKSFPAMSSGFETETELAVHALELRMPCAELPTPYSERPEGSVSKLNTVRDGARIMLMIVKLIKEERPLMFFGLFGLLFFTIATVLMVPVLMTFFETGLVPRLPTAILSLGMVLLGFLSIFTALILDMTTRARREIKRLIYLSVGRIL; this comes from the coding sequence ATGCTGGAAGTCACCGAATTCAAACCCTCGTCGGCAGCCTTCGGCAAGAAGCGGATCGCCGTGCTGCTTCCCTGCTACAACGAGGCCGTGACGATCGCTAAGGTGGTGGCCGATTTCCAGATGTCGCTGCCGGGTGCCGCCGTCTATGTCTACGACAACAATTCATCCGACGGCACCGGCGCCATCGCCCGTGCTGCCGGCGCCGTCGTCCGGGCGGAGAAGCGGCAGGGCAAGGGCAATGTCATTCGTCGCATGTTTGCAGATATCGACGCCGACATCTATGTTCTTGCCGATGGTGACGGCACCTACTCGGCGCTGTTTGCCCCGATGCTGATTGACGCTCTGATTTCAGACGAGTTGGATTTCGTCAACGGCTCGCGCGTCTCGACACTCAGCGGCGCCTATCGACCCGGCCACCAGTTCGGCAACAGGCTGCTGTCCGGGATCGTCCGCTGGATCTTCGGACCGCAATTTTCAGATATGCTGTCCGGCTACAAGGTCCTGTCGCGCCGGTTCGTCAAATCGTTTCCAGCCATGTCCAGCGGCTTCGAGACGGAGACCGAGCTTGCAGTACATGCGCTGGAACTGCGCATGCCTTGCGCAGAATTGCCGACACCCTACAGCGAACGGCCGGAAGGTTCGGTGAGCAAGCTGAACACGGTGCGTGACGGTGCGCGTATCATGTTGATGATCGTCAAGCTCATCAAGGAAGAGCGGCCGCTGATGTTCTTCGGCCTGTTCGGCCTGCTGTTCTTTACCATTGCAACCGTGCTGATGGTGCCTGTCCTGATGACCTTTTTCGAGACCGGACTGGTTCCACGCCTGCCAACGGCAATCCTCAGCCTCGGTATGGTGCTGCTCGGGTTTCTCAGCATCTTCACCGCCCTCATCCTCGACATGACCACCCGCGCCCGCCGAGAGATCAAACGCCTCATCTACCTGTCTGTCGGTCGGATTCTTTGA
- the serA gene encoding phosphoglycerate dehydrogenase, with product MAPRVLVSDELSETAVQIFRDRGVEVDFQPQLGKDKDKLAEIIGNYDGLAIRSATKATEKLIAAATNLKVIGRAGIGVDNVDIPAASRRGIIVMNTPFGNSITTAEHAIALMFAVARQLPQADASTQAGKWEKSKFMGVEITGKTLGVIGAGNIGSIVISRALGLKMHVIAYDPFLSKERAEEMGVTKVELEELLAQADFITLHVPMTDKTRGILNKEALAKTKPGVRIINCARGGLVDEAALAEAIKSGHVAGAAFDVFEVEPAKESPLFGLPNVVCTPHLGAATIEAQENVALQVAEQMSDYLMKGAVSNAINMPSITAEEAPLLKPFIRLADVLGAFVGQVTDEPIKEIEILYDGVTANMNTKALTSALLAGLIRTQVSDVNMVSAPIMIKEKGIVLSEVKRDKTGVYDGYIKLTVKTDGMTRSVAGTVFSDGKPRFIQIKNINLDADVGQHMVYITNTDVPGMIGFIGTTLGQADVNIANFQLGRDSQGGDAIALLYVDGAISDDVLAKLTANPAIRQARPLVFNVD from the coding sequence ATGGCACCTCGCGTTCTCGTATCCGACGAATTGTCGGAAACTGCCGTCCAGATTTTCCGCGACCGTGGCGTCGAGGTCGATTTCCAGCCGCAACTCGGCAAGGACAAGGACAAACTTGCCGAAATCATCGGCAATTATGACGGTCTCGCGATCCGCTCCGCGACCAAGGCGACGGAAAAGCTGATCGCTGCCGCCACCAATCTCAAGGTCATTGGCCGCGCCGGCATCGGCGTTGACAATGTCGATATCCCGGCAGCGTCCCGCCGCGGCATCATCGTCATGAACACGCCGTTCGGCAATTCGATCACGACGGCCGAACACGCTATTGCGCTGATGTTTGCCGTTGCCCGCCAATTGCCACAGGCCGATGCCTCGACGCAGGCCGGCAAGTGGGAAAAGTCGAAATTCATGGGTGTTGAAATCACCGGCAAGACACTCGGCGTCATCGGTGCCGGAAACATCGGCTCTATCGTCATTTCGCGCGCCCTGGGGCTGAAGATGCACGTCATCGCCTACGATCCCTTCCTGTCCAAGGAGCGGGCCGAGGAAATGGGCGTCACCAAGGTCGAACTGGAGGAGCTTCTTGCACAGGCTGACTTCATCACCTTGCATGTTCCGATGACCGACAAGACGCGCGGCATCCTCAACAAGGAGGCGCTTGCAAAGACGAAGCCAGGTGTTCGCATCATCAACTGCGCGCGCGGCGGGCTGGTCGATGAGGCAGCCCTTGCTGAAGCCATAAAGTCCGGCCATGTCGCCGGTGCGGCCTTCGACGTCTTCGAGGTCGAGCCTGCTAAGGAAAGCCCGTTGTTCGGTCTGCCGAACGTCGTCTGCACGCCGCATCTGGGCGCTGCCACCATTGAGGCGCAGGAAAATGTCGCCCTGCAGGTCGCCGAGCAGATGTCGGACTACCTGATGAAGGGCGCCGTTTCCAACGCCATCAACATGCCGTCCATCACTGCCGAGGAAGCACCGCTGCTGAAGCCGTTCATCCGTCTTGCCGACGTGCTTGGCGCTTTCGTCGGCCAGGTGACGGACGAGCCGATCAAGGAAATCGAGATCCTCTACGACGGCGTTACGGCCAACATGAACACCAAGGCACTGACATCGGCATTGCTGGCCGGCCTGATCCGTACCCAGGTGTCTGACGTGAACATGGTCTCGGCGCCGATCATGATCAAGGAAAAGGGCATCGTGCTGTCCGAGGTCAAGCGCGACAAGACCGGCGTCTATGACGGCTACATCAAGCTGACCGTCAAGACCGACGGCATGACCCGCTCGGTTGCAGGCACTGTGTTCTCGGATGGCAAGCCGCGCTTCATCCAGATCAAGAACATCAACCTGGACGCCGATGTCGGCCAGCACATGGTCTACATCACCAACACCGACGTTCCCGGCATGATCGGTTTCATCGGGACGACACTCGGGCAGGCCGATGTCAACATCGCCAACTTCCAGCTCGGACGCGACAGCCAGGGCGGCGATGCGATTGCACTGCTCTACGTCGATGGTGCGATCAGCGACGATGTGTTGGCAAAGCTGACGGCCAATCCTGCCATCCGCCAGGCGCGGCCTCTGGTCTTCAACGTCGACTGA
- a CDS encoding phosphoserine transaminase, whose amino-acid sequence MTETAKPDIRPHNTHFSSGPCSKRPGWSLDALSDAALGRSHRAKVGKTKLKQAIELTREILNVPADYRIGIVPASDTGAVEMAMWSLLGERGVDMVAWESFGAGWVTDVVKQLKLNDARKIEADYGELPNLSTIDFDRDVVFTWNGTTSGVRVPNADFIPADRKGLTICDATSAAFAQDLDFAKLDVTTFSWQKVLGGEGAHGVIILSPRAVERLTTYVPAWPLPKIFRMTSGGKLIEGIFTGETINTPSMLCVEDYIDALLWAKSLGGLKALIGRADANAKVIADFVAANDWIANLAVKPETASNTSVCLRIVDTEVSALDEDGQAAFAKGLVALLEKEAVAFDVGHYRDAPSGLRIWAGATIETSDMKALMPWLAWAFQTQKATLSKAAA is encoded by the coding sequence ATGACTGAGACCGCAAAGCCGGACATCCGTCCGCACAATACCCATTTTTCTTCTGGCCCATGCTCGAAGCGCCCCGGTTGGTCGCTCGATGCTCTTTCCGATGCGGCGCTTGGCCGCTCGCACCGCGCAAAGGTCGGAAAGACCAAGCTCAAGCAAGCCATAGAACTTACCCGTGAAATTCTGAACGTACCGGCCGATTATCGTATCGGCATCGTGCCTGCCTCCGACACCGGCGCCGTCGAAATGGCGATGTGGTCTCTGCTCGGCGAGCGCGGCGTCGATATGGTGGCCTGGGAAAGCTTTGGCGCCGGCTGGGTGACGGACGTCGTCAAGCAGCTGAAGCTGAATGATGCACGCAAGATCGAAGCCGACTACGGCGAGCTGCCGAACTTGTCGACCATCGATTTCGACCGCGACGTCGTCTTCACCTGGAACGGCACCACCTCCGGCGTCCGCGTGCCGAACGCTGACTTCATTCCGGCCGACCGCAAGGGCCTGACGATCTGCGACGCCACCTCGGCCGCTTTCGCGCAGGACCTCGATTTTGCCAAGCTCGACGTGACCACCTTCTCTTGGCAGAAAGTTTTGGGCGGGGAGGGGGCCCATGGGGTTATCATCCTCTCGCCTCGTGCCGTCGAGCGGCTGACGACGTACGTCCCTGCCTGGCCACTGCCGAAGATCTTCCGCATGACTTCGGGCGGCAAGCTGATCGAAGGCATCTTCACCGGTGAGACGATCAATACGCCGTCGATGCTCTGCGTCGAGGATTACATTGATGCGCTGCTTTGGGCGAAATCTCTCGGAGGCCTGAAGGCGCTCATCGGCCGGGCAGATGCCAATGCCAAAGTCATTGCCGACTTTGTCGCTGCCAACGACTGGATCGCCAATCTCGCGGTAAAGCCGGAAACAGCCTCCAACACATCCGTCTGCCTGCGTATTGTCGACACGGAAGTCTCGGCGCTCGACGAGGATGGCCAGGCTGCCTTCGCAAAAGGTCTTGTCGCGCTCCTCGAAAAGGAAGCGGTGGCATTCGACGTCGGCCATTACCGCGATGCGCCGTCCGGTCTGCGCATCTGGGCCGGTGCGACGATCGAGACATCGGATATGAAGGCACTTATGCCTTGGCTCGCCTGGGCTTTCCAGACGCAGAAGGCAACGCTTTCCAAGGCTGCTGCCTGA
- a CDS encoding type II toxin-antitoxin system HicB family antitoxin produces the protein MASYDYKIIIEPLSKEDGGGYIATVPDLPGCMSDGESAVEAAANVQDAIGCWLETAHDMGRYTPVASSEYHRMSP, from the coding sequence ATGGCAAGCTACGATTATAAAATCATCATCGAGCCGTTGTCCAAAGAAGATGGCGGCGGCTACATCGCTACCGTTCCAGATCTTCCCGGCTGCATGTCTGACGGCGAATCGGCCGTGGAAGCCGCTGCGAACGTTCAGGACGCGATCGGTTGTTGGCTTGAAACCGCTCACGACATGGGTCGCTATACCCCTGTCGCATCTTCGGAATATCATCGTATGAGTCCATAG
- a CDS encoding DUF6719 family protein — translation MPLRFVLLLALIISTGSSFVARNAPSTGNLRAGEVVYTDDGKCPHGQIAKVTGGNHREGIPRKHECVVHK, via the coding sequence ATGCCGCTTCGTTTTGTGCTGTTGCTCGCACTGATAATTTCAACAGGATCTTCGTTTGTCGCTAGAAATGCGCCAAGTACCGGCAACTTAAGGGCCGGTGAAGTCGTCTATACAGACGATGGCAAATGCCCGCATGGGCAGATTGCCAAGGTCACCGGTGGCAATCATCGGGAAGGTATACCTAGAAAGCACGAATGCGTTGTCCACAAGTAG
- a CDS encoding outer membrane protein: MIRFDALAAAVVMTVAAAGAAFGGDMPPEITVPEVSVKEAQGFYGRVDLGYAVQTSLHGARLRSSDASSDGYDSERFDKTRFGGNDVTGGLGVGYQFNDLFRADVTGDLFRGDFSGRFSTASPCAGGAGGAGCTGKTSASFKAGSLLANAYVDLGTVAGFTPYVGGGVGATRVSWGDVRTTSACVGCASDVASSARSSGDVDWRFTYALMAGLAYQLSPNVKLDLGYRYSHVAGGDMFGSSAANTAAGATGAMARQEIRVGLRVTTW, translated from the coding sequence ATGATCCGCTTCGATGCTTTGGCAGCGGCCGTGGTGATGACTGTAGCGGCGGCGGGTGCCGCCTTTGGCGGTGATATGCCCCCCGAGATCACAGTGCCCGAGGTCAGCGTCAAGGAGGCGCAAGGGTTTTACGGCCGTGTCGATCTCGGCTATGCGGTGCAAACCAGCCTGCACGGTGCCCGGCTGCGCAGCTCTGACGCCAGCAGCGACGGTTACGACAGCGAGCGTTTCGACAAGACCCGCTTTGGCGGCAACGATGTCACCGGTGGCCTTGGCGTCGGTTATCAGTTCAACGATCTCTTTCGTGCCGATGTCACGGGCGACCTGTTCCGCGGCGATTTCAGCGGCAGGTTTTCGACGGCTTCACCATGTGCTGGTGGGGCAGGGGGAGCCGGATGTACCGGCAAGACCTCCGCATCCTTCAAGGCGGGCAGTCTGCTCGCCAATGCCTATGTCGATCTCGGAACGGTGGCCGGTTTCACCCCCTATGTCGGGGGAGGCGTCGGTGCAACCCGGGTAAGCTGGGGCGATGTCCGAACGACGAGCGCCTGCGTCGGCTGTGCCAGCGATGTCGCTTCGAGCGCGCGCAGCTCCGGCGATGTCGACTGGCGCTTCACCTATGCATTGATGGCAGGCCTTGCCTATCAGCTCTCACCGAACGTCAAGCTCGATCTCGGCTACCGCTACAGCCATGTGGCGGGAGGCGACATGTTCGGCTCTTCCGCCGCCAATACGGCCGCCGGTGCCACTGGCGCCATGGCCCGCCAGGAAATCCGCGTCGGATTGCGCGTCACCACCTGGTAG
- a CDS encoding outer membrane protein, with the protein MMKSLIGAVALALAATTAFSADLYQPEQAPPPEVAVAQSSGWYLRGDVGYAFSDLRGANYFQGSNSNMQDFDSAKLDDSFTLGGGVGYQINDYLRTDATVDYLFKSDFKGSTKGDCGGCGPDFSAVAATSRDRSSLTAVSLLANAYVDIGHYGAFTPYVGGGLGGTYIKWDKLHNTSCSDADSSSCDETVTHNGRGSWRFTYALMAGTAIDLTCNLKADVGYRFRHIEGGDMFGFAENGGPGYDKGLNLHEARIGARYNFGGCQTASYMPPAEIPVAPAVYK; encoded by the coding sequence ATGATGAAAAGCTTGATTGGGGCCGTTGCCTTGGCCCTGGCTGCGACGACGGCATTCTCTGCCGATCTCTATCAGCCGGAACAGGCCCCGCCGCCGGAAGTTGCGGTTGCGCAATCGAGCGGCTGGTATTTGCGCGGCGATGTCGGCTACGCCTTCAGCGACCTGCGCGGAGCCAACTATTTCCAGGGCTCGAACAGCAACATGCAGGACTTCGATTCTGCCAAGCTCGATGACAGCTTCACGCTCGGTGGTGGTGTCGGCTACCAGATCAACGATTATCTGCGCACAGACGCGACGGTCGACTACCTGTTCAAGTCGGACTTCAAGGGCTCTACCAAGGGTGATTGCGGCGGTTGCGGACCGGACTTCTCGGCCGTTGCCGCGACGTCACGTGACCGCTCTTCTCTGACTGCCGTGAGCTTGCTTGCCAACGCCTATGTCGACATCGGCCACTACGGCGCCTTCACGCCTTACGTCGGCGGCGGTCTCGGTGGCACCTACATCAAGTGGGACAAGCTCCACAACACGTCTTGCTCGGATGCCGATTCGTCCTCTTGCGACGAAACCGTGACGCATAACGGCCGTGGCAGCTGGCGCTTCACCTACGCACTGATGGCCGGTACCGCGATCGACCTGACCTGCAATCTGAAGGCCGACGTCGGCTATCGATTCCGCCACATCGAAGGCGGCGACATGTTCGGCTTTGCCGAAAATGGTGGTCCCGGTTACGACAAGGGTCTGAACCTGCACGAAGCCCGCATCGGTGCGCGCTACAACTTCGGTGGCTGCCAGACGGCCAGCTACATGCCTCCGGCCGAAATCCCGGTCGCCCCCGCTGTCTACAAATAA
- a CDS encoding MGH1-like glycoside hydrolase domain-containing protein, translating into MTTVDNAVLATAEGQRLQEIKRGVAWRRWGPYVSERQWGTVREDYSADGDAWNFFPFDHARSRAYRWGEDGLAGFCDESMRWCLGLALWNGKDSILKERLFGLANAEGNHGEDVKEVYHYVDATPTHSYQKMIYRYPQAAFPYGQLRSENAKRTRLDPEFEIADTGIFAEGRYFDVSIEYAKAGPDDILIHIVVENASDEAAVLHLLPQLWARNTWSWSDDPKRPRLEAQANSDVLATRTAKKTWRLSVDQPCELLFCENDTNSPLLFGSEASGRFKDGINDFVVSGVQSAVDRQSGSKVAARQIFEVPAKGRVSMRLRWREDGLSPEPFGDFDAIVELRRQEADAFFDAVQKDIAPQSARAVHRQAIAGLLWSKQFYFLDIPCWLDGDPNLPPPPAERRKARNADWRHLNNADIILMPDAWEYPWYAAWDLAFHCLPMALVDPDFAKQQLLLLTRDWFMHPSGQLPAYEWNFSDVNPPVQAWAALQVYEIDRKLTGIDDISFLERIMHKLMLNFTWWVNRKDSDGRNLFQGGFLGLDNISPFNRSEALPDNMVLDQADGTAWMAMYALNLMKIAIELALSDPVYEDMASKYFEHFLLIAGAVADIGETGEGLWNEEDGFFYDMLRHTDGSSVPIRIQSLVGLIPIFAVEVLDNDIFDKLPSFAARSRWLLQNRPKLASLVSRWTEHGEGESHLLSLLRGHRLKGLLRHMLDEKEFLSDFGVRSLSKIYGSNPYRFQAKGISIEVPYTPGEAESGLFGGNSNWRGPVWMPVNFLFIDALRKFHSYFGPDFLVECPTGSGVFMSLDGVADELSKRLARLFVSEAESGATPAGDSIQGYQLFYEYFHGDTGRGLGASHQTGWTALIANLISTTGQPR; encoded by the coding sequence ATGACGACTGTTGACAATGCGGTGCTGGCAACGGCTGAAGGCCAACGACTGCAGGAGATCAAGCGCGGTGTTGCCTGGCGGCGATGGGGCCCATATGTGTCCGAGCGTCAGTGGGGAACGGTTCGCGAAGACTACAGCGCCGACGGCGATGCCTGGAATTTCTTTCCGTTCGATCACGCCCGAAGCCGCGCCTACCGCTGGGGGGAGGACGGGCTTGCGGGCTTCTGCGACGAGAGCATGCGCTGGTGTCTGGGGCTGGCACTCTGGAACGGCAAGGACTCGATCCTCAAGGAGAGGCTGTTCGGGCTTGCAAACGCCGAAGGCAACCACGGCGAGGACGTCAAGGAAGTCTATCACTACGTCGACGCAACGCCGACCCATTCCTACCAGAAGATGATCTATCGCTATCCACAGGCGGCTTTCCCCTACGGACAACTCCGCTCCGAGAACGCCAAACGAACGCGGCTCGATCCGGAGTTCGAAATTGCCGATACCGGAATCTTTGCCGAGGGGCGTTATTTCGACGTGAGCATCGAATACGCGAAGGCGGGGCCAGACGACATCCTGATTCATATCGTCGTGGAAAATGCGTCGGATGAGGCTGCTGTGCTTCATCTGCTGCCACAGCTCTGGGCGCGCAACACCTGGTCCTGGTCGGACGATCCAAAGCGTCCGCGGCTGGAGGCGCAGGCGAATAGCGACGTGCTTGCCACCCGGACGGCTAAGAAGACGTGGCGCCTCAGCGTCGACCAGCCCTGCGAACTGTTGTTCTGCGAAAACGACACCAATTCGCCGCTCCTTTTCGGCTCTGAGGCCAGCGGGCGTTTCAAGGATGGGATCAACGATTTCGTCGTCTCCGGTGTTCAATCGGCCGTCGATCGGCAGAGCGGCAGCAAGGTCGCGGCACGACAGATCTTCGAGGTGCCGGCAAAGGGCAGGGTCTCCATGCGCCTTCGCTGGCGGGAAGACGGGCTTTCACCCGAGCCCTTCGGCGATTTTGACGCAATCGTCGAACTCCGGCGGCAGGAGGCGGATGCCTTCTTCGACGCGGTGCAAAAGGATATTGCCCCGCAATCTGCCCGGGCGGTGCACCGCCAAGCCATTGCCGGACTGCTGTGGTCGAAGCAGTTTTATTTTCTCGATATTCCCTGCTGGCTCGACGGCGATCCCAATCTTCCGCCGCCGCCCGCAGAGCGTCGCAAGGCGCGCAACGCTGACTGGCGCCATCTTAACAATGCCGACATCATCCTGATGCCGGATGCCTGGGAATATCCCTGGTATGCCGCCTGGGATCTGGCTTTCCACTGCCTGCCGATGGCGCTGGTCGATCCGGATTTTGCCAAGCAGCAGCTGTTGCTGCTCACCCGCGACTGGTTCATGCATCCGTCCGGGCAGTTGCCGGCCTACGAGTGGAATTTCTCCGACGTCAACCCGCCGGTGCAGGCCTGGGCGGCCCTACAGGTCTATGAAATCGACCGCAAGCTGACCGGCATCGACGATATCTCGTTCCTCGAGCGCATCATGCACAAGCTGATGCTCAATTTTACCTGGTGGGTAAACCGCAAGGACTCGGACGGCCGCAACCTCTTTCAAGGCGGCTTCCTCGGGCTCGACAACATCAGCCCGTTCAACCGCTCGGAGGCTCTGCCTGACAATATGGTCCTCGATCAGGCCGACGGCACCGCCTGGATGGCGATGTACGCGCTCAACCTGATGAAGATCGCCATCGAGCTGGCGTTGAGCGATCCTGTCTATGAGGACATGGCGAGCAAGTATTTCGAGCATTTCCTGCTGATCGCCGGCGCCGTTGCGGATATTGGCGAAACCGGCGAGGGGCTGTGGAACGAGGAGGACGGCTTCTTCTATGACATGCTGCGCCACACGGACGGATCCTCTGTCCCGATTCGCATCCAGTCGCTGGTCGGCCTCATTCCGATCTTTGCCGTCGAAGTGCTGGACAACGATATTTTCGACAAGCTGCCGTCCTTTGCTGCCCGCTCGCGCTGGCTGCTGCAAAACAGGCCGAAACTTGCCTCCCTGGTTTCGCGCTGGACAGAGCATGGCGAGGGGGAGAGCCACCTTCTGTCGTTGCTGCGCGGTCATCGCTTGAAGGGGCTGCTCAGGCACATGCTCGATGAAAAAGAGTTTCTCTCCGATTTCGGCGTTCGATCCCTGTCGAAAATCTATGGGTCCAACCCTTACCGTTTCCAGGCAAAAGGCATTTCCATCGAGGTACCCTATACGCCGGGGGAGGCGGAGAGCGGTCTTTTCGGTGGCAATTCAAATTGGAGGGGCCCGGTGTGGATGCCGGTCAATTTCCTCTTCATCGACGCGCTGCGTAAATTTCATAGCTATTTCGGGCCGGACTTCCTGGTGGAATGCCCAACCGGGTCAGGCGTTTTCATGAGCCTGGACGGGGTCGCCGACGAACTGAGCAAGCGCCTTGCCCGATTGTTCGTATCCGAAGCGGAGAGCGGCGCTACACCCGCAGGCGACTCTATCCAGGGCTATCAGTTATTTTACGAATATTTCCATGGCGATACGGGCCGGGGGCTGGGCGCCTCACACCAGACCGGATGGACGGCGCTGATTGCCAACCTCATCTCCACGACCGGGCAACCCCGATGA
- the katG gene encoding catalase/peroxidase HPI: MDHEPASAQGAKCPVAHTPAPKPRSNRDWWPNQLDVQILHHGAGRADPLGKDFNYAEEFKTLDLAAVKADLHALMTDSQDWWPADFGHYGGLFIRLAWHSAGTYRITDGRGGAGAGQQRFAPLNSWPDNVNLDKARRLIWPIKQKYGNKLSWADLYILTGNVALESMGFKTFGFAGGRADVWEPEELFWGPEGSWLGDERYSGERELAEPLGAVQMGLIYVNPEGPNGNPDALASARDIRETFARMAMNDEETVALIAGGHTFGKTHGAGDPSFVGIDPEGGELEAQGLGWTSKFNTGVGADAIGSGLEVIWTQTPTQWSNHYFENLFGFEWELTTSPAGAKQWVAKNAEASIPDPFDPSKKRLPTMLTSDLALRVDPAYEKISRRFLENPAEFADAFARAWFKLTHRDMGPKIRYLGPEVPAEDLIWQDVIPAVDHVLVDDADIVSLKAKVLASGLTVQELASTAWASASTFRGSDKRGGANGARIRLAPQKDWEVNQPAQLAKVLAVLEGIKADFDRAQSGGKKISLADLIVLAGSAGIEKAAKAGGHDITVPFTPGRMDASQEQTDAASFAALRPRADGFRNYIAGRQYMRPEEALVDRSQLLTLTAPEMALLVGGLRVLKVGQPEHGVFTDRPETLTNDFFINLLDMNTVWSPVEGSEGVYEGRDRKTGARRWTGTRVDLIFGSHSQLRAICEVYAQSDSAEKFLRDFVAAWTRVMNADRFDLKK; this comes from the coding sequence ATGGACCATGAACCAGCCAGCGCTCAGGGCGCAAAATGTCCCGTTGCGCATACACCGGCGCCGAAACCTCGCTCCAACCGCGATTGGTGGCCCAACCAGTTGGACGTCCAGATCCTTCACCACGGTGCCGGCCGCGCCGATCCTCTCGGCAAGGATTTCAACTACGCCGAAGAATTCAAGACACTCGATCTTGCCGCTGTGAAGGCTGATCTTCACGCGTTGATGACGGACAGCCAGGATTGGTGGCCCGCTGATTTCGGCCACTATGGCGGTCTTTTCATCCGCTTGGCCTGGCATAGCGCCGGCACCTATCGGATTACCGATGGCCGCGGCGGCGCCGGCGCCGGCCAGCAGCGTTTCGCGCCTCTGAACAGCTGGCCGGACAACGTCAATCTCGACAAGGCCCGACGTCTGATTTGGCCGATAAAGCAGAAGTACGGCAACAAGCTTTCCTGGGCAGATCTCTATATTCTGACCGGAAACGTGGCGCTCGAATCCATGGGCTTCAAGACCTTTGGTTTTGCCGGTGGCCGCGCCGATGTGTGGGAGCCTGAGGAACTGTTCTGGGGGCCGGAGGGCTCGTGGCTCGGCGACGAGCGCTACAGTGGAGAGCGGGAGCTGGCCGAGCCGCTGGGCGCGGTACAGATGGGCCTGATCTACGTCAATCCCGAAGGTCCGAACGGTAATCCCGATGCGCTTGCCTCCGCCCGTGACATCCGCGAAACCTTTGCCAGGATGGCAATGAATGACGAGGAAACCGTCGCACTGATCGCAGGTGGCCATACCTTTGGCAAAACCCACGGTGCAGGCGATCCTTCCTTCGTCGGCATCGACCCGGAAGGCGGCGAACTCGAGGCCCAGGGGCTTGGCTGGACCAGCAAGTTCAACACCGGCGTCGGTGCCGACGCGATCGGTAGCGGCCTCGAAGTCATCTGGACGCAGACGCCGACACAGTGGAGCAACCACTATTTCGAGAACCTGTTCGGTTTCGAATGGGAGCTGACCACAAGTCCGGCCGGTGCCAAGCAATGGGTCGCAAAGAACGCCGAAGCCTCAATCCCGGACCCGTTCGATCCGTCGAAAAAGCGTCTTCCAACCATGCTGACCAGCGATCTGGCGCTGCGTGTCGATCCTGCCTACGAGAAAATCTCCCGGCGCTTCCTGGAAAACCCCGCTGAGTTCGCCGATGCGTTTGCCCGGGCCTGGTTCAAGCTCACCCATCGTGACATGGGACCGAAGATCCGCTACCTCGGGCCGGAAGTTCCGGCGGAAGATCTGATCTGGCAGGACGTTATTCCAGCCGTGGACCACGTTTTGGTGGATGACGCAGACATCGTCAGCCTGAAGGCCAAGGTGCTTGCCTCTGGTCTCACTGTTCAGGAACTTGCATCGACCGCCTGGGCTTCCGCCTCGACATTCCGCGGCTCTGACAAGCGCGGCGGTGCCAACGGCGCCCGCATCCGGCTTGCGCCGCAAAAAGACTGGGAGGTGAACCAGCCGGCGCAGCTGGCGAAGGTTTTGGCCGTTTTGGAGGGCATCAAAGCCGACTTCGACAGGGCTCAGTCGGGTGGTAAAAAGATCTCTCTGGCGGATCTGATCGTCCTTGCAGGCTCTGCCGGTATCGAAAAGGCTGCCAAGGCAGGTGGTCACGATATCACAGTCCCCTTTACCCCCGGCCGCATGGACGCATCGCAGGAACAGACGGATGCGGCCTCCTTCGCGGCGCTGCGACCACGCGCTGACGGCTTCCGCAATTATATCGCCGGCAGGCAATATATGAGGCCGGAAGAAGCACTGGTCGATCGTTCGCAACTGCTGACGCTGACCGCACCAGAGATGGCGCTTCTGGTTGGCGGGCTTCGGGTTCTCAAGGTGGGACAGCCGGAGCATGGCGTGTTCACCGACAGACCGGAGACCTTGACCAACGACTTCTTCATCAACCTTCTCGACATGAACACGGTGTGGTCACCTGTCGAGGGTTCGGAAGGCGTATACGAAGGTCGGGACCGCAAGACGGGCGCACGGCGTTGGACGGGAACGCGTGTGGACCTGATTTTCGGTTCTCATTCGCAGCTCCGGGCGATTTGCGAAGTCTATGCGCAGTCCGATTCCGCCGAAAAATTCCTGCGGGACTTCGTCGCCGCCTGGACGCGGGTCATGAACGCAGATCGTTTCGATCTCAAGAAATAA